Proteins from a genomic interval of Papaver somniferum cultivar HN1 chromosome 4, ASM357369v1, whole genome shotgun sequence:
- the LOC113273634 gene encoding uncharacterized protein LOC113273634: MSHFNELFNSSTNDLDCQEIGQLFPNVIAHEDNLTPVKDVSVEEIKLVVKQLESLKASGPDGLQGLFFIRYWKEVLVNGSPSISFQPSNGIRQGDSLSPFIFILCLEALSRLIQRGINNKSIDGFAISRGAPKITHSLYADDNVIFVKANYKNACNLRKILDKFCRWSGQIISKTKFTLITSSNLGRSFTKGMARALNVQVATNPGKYLGIHMQWGRISAKTYLEIVEKIENRLHGWKARDLNIAGRITLLKSVLDPVTNYVMSLLKLPKGLYNKLNRYKRDFLWGGDKESTKMLAVPLSMVVSS; encoded by the exons ATGAGTCATTTTAATGAGTTATTTAATTCATCTACTAATGATTTAGATTGTCAGGAAATTGGTCAGTTGTTTCCTAATGTGATAGCTCATGAGGATAATTTAACTCCGGTTAAAGATGTTTCTGTGGAAGAAATTAAGCTAGTTGTGAAGCAACTTGAATCCCTAAAGGCGTCGGGTCCCGACGGATTACAAGGTCTGTTCTTCATAAGGTACTGGAAGGAG GTACTTGTTAATGGATCTCCGAGTATAAGCTTTCAACCTTCAAATGGGATTAGACAAGGGGACTCTTTGTCcccttttatctttattttgtgtCTTGAAGCTTTGTCAAGGTTAATCCAACGGGGTATCAATAATAAGTCTATTGATGGGTTTGCTATATCTAGAGGTGCTCCTAAAATTACCCATTCGTTATATGCTGATGATAATGTCATTTTTGTGAAGGCCAACTACAAAAATGCTTGTAATCTTAGGAAGATTTTGGATAAGTTTTGTAGGTGGTCTGGCCAGATTATAAGTAAGACCAAATTCACCCTTATTACTTCTTCTAATTTGGGTAGGAGTTTCACTAAAGGTATGGCTAGAGCTCTTAATGTTCAAGTGGCCACTAACCCAGGGAAATATTTGGGAATTCATATGCAGTGGGGTAGGATTAGTGCGAAAACTTATTTAGAGATCGTTGAAAAGATTGAAAATAGGCTGCATGGTTGGAAAGCTAGGGACCTAAATATTGCTGGTAGAATAACACTACTTAAATCTGTTTTGGACCCTGTAACTAATTATGTCATGTCCTTGTTAAAGTTACCAAAAGGCTTATATAATAAGCTAAACAGATATAAGAGGGATTTTCTGTGGGGTGGTGATAAAGAAAGTACTAAAATGCTTGCAGTCCCATTGAGCATGGTGGTATCGTCTTGA